The following proteins are co-located in the Echinicola sp. 20G genome:
- a CDS encoding phage tail sheath C-terminal domain-containing protein: MATSYKTPGVYVEEISIFPPSVAQVETAIPAFIGYTKMAKETISDDLLNVPTKISSVLEFVQYYGGAPDIDITSIELDASNQVTSILMDDKYYMYECIRMFYANGGGDCYITAVGKYGETPQNGDGITAGFIKGLNEIKKVDEPTILLAPDAVLMSQSNMNSLHQAMLAQCNELKDRFSIFDLKENTGSHDDATDNFRNGIGINYLKYGAAYSPWLKANLPRAVNYKDIKDNLVSGGGSVDLADLVADPEGKDLANRLDNLVDDQVAITTEKESLHAGFNSYESKYESLSTTLSTNPSKANLEALLNYYAQCIDFVRDTIEVGTDVSISLSDVSTPAGDTEYLFDYLVSKLTGSLDTTITALQDIYADSADAGSTLTAPPLNLPAPSPTGVDYTAGGTANGDYFTTGATNIESITPNISDFIGLWTNIKSAMDLIVTSADNYVSTLQESAVEAIPPLKNIIRAISNELLTLPPSGTMAGVYARVDNDRGVWKAPANVSLNNVVGVKTLIDNKKQEGLNVDVVAGKSINIIRPFTGKGILVWGARTLAGNDNEWRYVSVRRFFNMVEESVKKTTEQFVFESNDANTWVKVRAMIENFLILQWRAGALQGAKPEQAFFVRVGLGQTMTALDILEGRMNVEIGMAVVRPAEFIILKFSHKMPEA; this comes from the coding sequence ATGGCAACATCATATAAAACACCCGGTGTCTATGTCGAGGAAATTTCCATTTTCCCTCCTTCAGTGGCACAGGTAGAAACCGCCATTCCGGCCTTTATTGGCTATACAAAAATGGCAAAGGAAACCATAAGTGATGATCTTTTAAATGTCCCCACAAAGATTTCCTCCGTACTGGAATTTGTCCAGTATTATGGTGGAGCTCCGGACATAGACATCACTTCTATCGAACTCGATGCATCCAATCAGGTAACTTCTATTCTGATGGATGACAAATACTATATGTATGAATGTATTAGAATGTTCTACGCAAATGGGGGTGGAGACTGCTACATCACTGCAGTAGGAAAATACGGTGAAACGCCACAAAATGGCGATGGGATCACGGCAGGTTTTATAAAAGGTCTAAATGAAATTAAGAAGGTGGATGAACCAACAATTCTTTTAGCGCCTGATGCTGTTTTGATGAGCCAATCCAATATGAATTCATTGCATCAAGCTATGTTGGCACAATGTAACGAGCTGAAAGATAGGTTCAGTATTTTCGATCTCAAAGAAAATACGGGCTCCCATGATGATGCTACTGACAATTTTAGAAACGGCATTGGGATTAATTACCTGAAATATGGAGCTGCTTATTCACCTTGGCTCAAAGCAAACCTACCCAGAGCGGTCAACTATAAAGACATCAAGGATAATTTGGTCTCAGGAGGTGGTTCGGTAGATTTAGCTGACTTGGTAGCTGATCCAGAAGGAAAAGATCTAGCAAATCGTTTAGATAATCTAGTGGATGATCAAGTGGCGATAACAACTGAGAAAGAAAGCTTACATGCCGGATTCAATTCCTATGAAAGCAAATATGAAAGCTTATCCACTACACTTAGTACCAACCCTTCCAAAGCTAATTTAGAGGCCTTACTTAATTATTATGCACAATGCATTGACTTTGTAAGGGACACCATAGAAGTGGGCACAGACGTTTCCATAAGCCTTTCAGATGTGAGCACACCTGCAGGTGACACCGAATATTTGTTTGATTATCTAGTTTCCAAATTAACTGGAAGTTTGGATACCACCATTACTGCTTTGCAGGACATCTATGCCGATTCTGCAGATGCTGGTTCCACTCTTACTGCACCGCCTTTAAACTTACCAGCTCCTTCACCAACGGGAGTGGATTATACAGCAGGAGGAACTGCCAATGGGGATTATTTCACTACCGGAGCGACAAATATTGAATCCATCACACCTAATATTTCCGATTTTATCGGTTTGTGGACCAATATTAAGTCTGCCATGGATCTGATTGTTACCTCAGCAGATAATTATGTAAGTACTTTACAAGAGTCTGCAGTAGAAGCTATTCCGCCTCTTAAGAACATTATCCGCGCCATTTCCAATGAACTGCTTACCCTTCCTCCAAGTGGAACGATGGCTGGGGTTTATGCTCGGGTGGATAATGACCGTGGGGTTTGGAAAGCTCCTGCCAATGTTTCCTTGAACAATGTGGTCGGTGTCAAAACCTTAATAGACAATAAAAAGCAAGAAGGCCTTAATGTGGATGTAGTGGCAGGAAAGTCAATTAATATCATCCGCCCATTTACCGGAAAAGGCATATTGGTTTGGGGAGCCCGAACTTTAGCAGGTAATGACAATGAATGGCGCTATGTCTCGGTCAGACGCTTCTTTAACATGGTTGAAGAATCCGTCAAGAAGACGACAGAACAATTTGTTTTTGAATCCAATGATGCCAATACCTGGGTAAAGGTAAGGGCCATGATTGAAAACTTCTTGATTCTTCAATGGAGAGCAGGCGCACTTCAGGGAGCCAAACCTGAGCAAGCGTTTTTTGTAAGAGTAGGCCTTGGGCAAACCATGACGGCTTTGGACATCCTAGAAGGCCGAATGAATGTGGAAATCGGTATGGCTGTAGTAAGACCAGCAGAATTCATTATTCTTAAGTTTTCACACAAAATGCCTGAAGCATAA
- a CDS encoding PA0069 family radical SAM protein, whose translation MMNKDVFKGRGASMSPDNPYLKRREVLAHIEGLDEEKYLNKPQTKFYIEHTKGGLSKNDSPDLPLNYSVNPYQGCEHGCIYCYARNSHQYWGFDAGLGFETNIMVKTNIVEVLRQQFKKKGHQPQAIMLSGNTDCYQPAERKFKLTRKILELCLEMGHPVSVITKNTLILRDEDILAKLADKQLVHVYFSINHLDHQLKALLEPRTATGQKKIAAIKTLTDRGVPCGIMVAPIIPALNTTDISDIIQQSADAGALAAGYTVVRLNGNVKEVFKHWINEHYPDRATKVLHQIGQLHGGKLNDTVWGRRIKGNGVIAEMIHQIFSTAKQKYMKDRSMPDFNYDAFNPNGQLKLF comes from the coding sequence ATGATGAACAAGGATGTATTCAAAGGAAGAGGAGCAAGTATGTCACCAGATAACCCTTATTTAAAGCGAAGGGAAGTCTTGGCGCATATAGAAGGTTTGGATGAAGAGAAATACCTAAACAAACCCCAAACAAAGTTTTACATAGAACACACTAAAGGCGGCTTGAGTAAAAATGACAGCCCTGATCTGCCCTTAAATTATTCTGTAAACCCATACCAAGGCTGTGAGCATGGTTGTATTTATTGCTATGCGCGTAATTCACATCAATACTGGGGCTTTGATGCTGGTTTAGGCTTTGAAACCAATATCATGGTAAAAACCAATATTGTGGAAGTATTAAGGCAACAATTCAAGAAAAAAGGGCATCAGCCTCAAGCTATCATGCTTTCTGGAAATACGGATTGCTATCAACCTGCAGAACGTAAGTTTAAATTGACCAGAAAGATACTTGAACTGTGTTTGGAAATGGGGCACCCCGTGAGTGTCATTACAAAAAATACCTTGATACTACGTGATGAAGATATTCTGGCAAAATTAGCTGACAAGCAGCTGGTGCATGTTTATTTCTCCATCAACCATCTTGATCACCAACTCAAAGCTTTGTTGGAGCCTAGAACAGCAACAGGGCAAAAGAAAATAGCAGCTATCAAGACATTGACAGATAGAGGTGTTCCTTGTGGCATTATGGTTGCTCCGATTATTCCAGCTTTAAACACGACAGACATTTCCGATATCATTCAACAAAGTGCTGATGCTGGCGCTTTAGCTGCAGGATATACAGTGGTCCGTTTAAATGGAAATGTAAAGGAAGTCTTCAAGCATTGGATCAATGAGCATTACCCTGATAGAGCCACCAAAGTACTTCATCAAATAGGGCAATTACACGGCGGTAAATTGAACGACACGGTGTGGGGCAGAAGAATTAAAGGCAATGGGGTTATTGCGGAAATGATCCATCAAATTTTCAGTACCGCCAAACAAAAATATATGAAGGATAGGTCCATGCCTGATTTTAACTATGATGCCTTCAATCCCAATGGACAATTAAAACTATTTTAA
- the msrA gene encoding peptide-methionine (S)-S-oxide reductase MsrA, whose amino-acid sequence MVKLPQTSVENIPDGLEVATLGSGCFWCIEAVYQNLRGISKIEPGYSGGHIENPSYQKVTTGTTGHAEVIQFLYDPKIISFQDLLEVFWATHDPTTLNQQGADVGPQYRSAIFYHSDSQKNTAKEFKKIIEEAEIYDKPIVTEITPFNNFYPAENYHFNYYESHKNQPYCQFIIRPKVEKLKRVFGQHTKLI is encoded by the coding sequence ATGGTGAAACTTCCTCAAACTTCAGTTGAAAATATTCCCGATGGCCTTGAAGTGGCCACTTTGGGATCCGGGTGTTTTTGGTGTATAGAAGCTGTTTATCAAAACCTTCGTGGCATTTCCAAAATAGAACCAGGATACAGTGGTGGGCACATTGAAAATCCAAGTTACCAAAAGGTTACTACTGGAACAACTGGCCATGCTGAGGTAATACAGTTTTTGTATGACCCAAAGATCATTTCGTTTCAGGATTTATTGGAGGTATTCTGGGCGACCCATGATCCAACCACCCTCAACCAACAAGGCGCTGATGTAGGGCCTCAATATCGATCAGCCATATTTTATCATTCTGATTCCCAAAAAAATACAGCTAAAGAATTCAAGAAGATTATAGAGGAAGCGGAAATATACGATAAGCCCATTGTCACAGAAATAACTCCTTTTAATAATTTCTATCCGGCCGAAAACTATCATTTCAATTATTATGAAAGTCATAAAAACCAGCCATACTGCCAGTTTATCATTAGGCCTAAAGTAGAGAAACTGAAAAGAGTTTTTGGTCAACACACCAAGCTGATTTAA
- a CDS encoding DUF4255 domain-containing protein, producing MIFEVLKIIAGEVNQYFVELEMEDSEVILENVAMIDSQQENADALKNKLILSLINLNEEVTLKNFPNHVLEGTKVTYKNPIVNLNLFLVFCANRSVYKKSLSDLSRILEFFQSKKVFTQSNTNFDRDLDEMSGIKNFRFTMELFTPTFEELNYIWGTLGGRQLPSIFYRLNLIEINRDLSTAEDAVISQIGRNYKNILK from the coding sequence ATGATTTTCGAAGTTCTCAAGATAATTGCTGGAGAGGTAAATCAATATTTTGTTGAATTAGAAATGGAAGATTCCGAGGTGATCCTCGAGAATGTGGCCATGATTGATTCACAACAGGAAAATGCTGATGCTTTAAAAAACAAATTAATTCTTTCCCTGATAAACCTGAACGAAGAAGTTACTTTAAAAAACTTCCCTAACCATGTTTTGGAAGGTACGAAGGTCACCTATAAAAATCCTATCGTCAACCTTAATTTATTCTTGGTTTTTTGTGCCAACCGCAGCGTTTACAAAAAGTCACTCAGTGACTTATCAAGAATTCTCGAATTCTTTCAGTCAAAAAAAGTGTTCACCCAATCCAATACCAACTTTGATAGGGATTTGGATGAAATGAGTGGAATTAAGAATTTCCGCTTTACCATGGAACTGTTTACCCCAACTTTTGAGGAGCTGAACTACATCTGGGGAACATTGGGTGGCAGACAGCTTCCATCCATTTTTTATCGACTTAATCTTATTGAAATCAATAGGGATCTTTCCACCGCAGAAGATGCAGTTATTTCTCAAATAGGCAGAAACTATAAAAACATATTAAAATGA
- a CDS encoding DUF5908 family protein: MPIEIRELHIKINVDSEKGKPEGAKGDQGKGKQDVVSNCIEQVMNIIAAEKER, translated from the coding sequence ATGCCGATAGAAATCAGAGAACTACATATCAAGATCAATGTAGATAGCGAAAAAGGGAAGCCAGAAGGCGCCAAAGGAGATCAAGGAAAAGGCAAACAGGATGTAGTCTCCAATTGTATTGAACAGGTGATGAATATCATAGCTGCCGAAAAGGAAAGATAG
- a CDS encoding GPW/gp25 family protein, producing the protein MAFDQSFLGTGWSFPPEFNKPKRGVVMTSDEIDIQKSLEILLSTKLGERIMLPSYGCNLDELLFKPLDLTLRTYISELIRKAILYHEPRIDVLKIDLSESDELEGKVLIDVNYIIRSTNSRKNMVFPFYKEEGTNL; encoded by the coding sequence ATGGCTTTTGATCAATCATTTTTAGGAACAGGATGGAGTTTTCCTCCAGAGTTTAACAAGCCCAAGAGAGGGGTTGTCATGACTTCAGACGAAATAGATATTCAAAAAAGCCTTGAGATCTTACTGAGCACCAAACTTGGTGAGAGGATCATGCTGCCCTCATATGGTTGCAACTTAGACGAACTTTTATTCAAACCGCTAGATCTGACCCTAAGAACTTATATCTCAGAATTGATCAGAAAGGCTATTCTCTACCATGAACCTAGGATAGATGTATTGAAAATTGATCTAAGTGAGAGTGATGAACTTGAAGGGAAAGTTTTAATCGACGTGAATTATATCATTAGAAGTACCAATTCCAGAAAAAACATGGTATTCCCTTTTTATAAAGAAGAAGGGACAAATCTTTAA
- a CDS encoding phage tail protein: protein MADYYPPVGFHFLVEFTGIEAEDNDQRFQSVGGLSVDIETESIIEGGENRFKHKFPVRTKYPNLVLKRGMLLDSKVIKWCKDAIENFIFQPSDITVKLLNEEHQPLHTWKIVHAYPVKWSVEDFNAEESKLVVETIELSYNYYTSE, encoded by the coding sequence ATGGCAGACTACTATCCTCCGGTTGGTTTTCACTTTTTAGTGGAGTTTACCGGTATCGAAGCTGAAGATAATGATCAAAGGTTTCAATCGGTTGGAGGGTTATCTGTGGATATAGAAACAGAAAGTATCATTGAAGGTGGAGAAAACCGATTTAAGCACAAATTTCCGGTCAGAACCAAGTACCCAAATTTGGTCTTAAAAAGGGGAATGCTGCTTGATTCCAAAGTGATCAAATGGTGTAAGGATGCTATTGAAAACTTTATTTTTCAACCTTCTGATATTACTGTAAAGCTTCTAAATGAAGAACACCAGCCATTACATACTTGGAAAATTGTCCATGCCTATCCTGTGAAATGGTCTGTTGAAGACTTTAATGCCGAAGAAAGTAAACTGGTCGTTGAAACCATAGAATTGTCTTATAACTATTATACCTCCGAATAG
- a CDS encoding class I SAM-dependent methyltransferase, which translates to MNKSSLIKELFANIKTTGAVTFSSKSLVNKMLSFADFEGAKIIVELGGGDGSITRGIINRMDKDAKLLVFEISKPFCENLKKEFPQDNVHIICDSAENMDRYLDGKSADLILSSLPFSLIPKESRNEIYKKTRSHLNQNGYFIQICYSYLLKFQFANHFQSIRTAFTLKNFPPAFIIICN; encoded by the coding sequence ATGAATAAAAGTTCCTTAATTAAAGAACTCTTTGCCAACATAAAAACTACAGGCGCTGTAACTTTTAGTTCTAAATCTCTGGTTAACAAAATGCTATCTTTTGCTGATTTTGAAGGAGCCAAAATAATAGTAGAATTGGGTGGGGGAGATGGAAGCATAACACGTGGAATAATTAATCGCATGGATAAAGATGCAAAACTTTTAGTCTTTGAAATTAGTAAACCTTTTTGCGAAAACTTGAAGAAAGAATTCCCGCAAGACAATGTCCATATTATATGTGATTCAGCTGAAAATATGGATCGATACCTTGATGGTAAGTCTGCTGATTTGATTCTATCTTCACTTCCTTTTAGTCTCATTCCAAAAGAATCTCGCAACGAAATTTACAAAAAAACACGTTCGCACCTGAATCAAAACGGTTATTTTATACAAATTTGTTATTCATACTTGCTAAAATTCCAATTTGCCAACCATTTCCAAAGCATTAGAACTGCATTTACCCTTAAAAATTTTCCGCCGGCTTTCATTATTATTTGCAACTAA
- the vgrG gene encoding type VI secretion system tip protein VgrG: MNNSGVIQTSKSADLVTQKVLVDGNELSKKYQVKQLVVNKEINRVPTATIILIDGEASKRDFELSNESLLIPGAEIEITAGYHNDEETIFKGIVIKHSLKIRENSTLLIIECKDKAVKLTIGRKSRYFYESSDSAVFEEIIGAYDVDQEVESTDVTHKELVQYHCSDWDFVLSRAQANGKLCMVEDGKMIIKKPDLTASEVETVTFGATMLDFDAEIDARNQFSKISSYAWNYSDQEVLQIEANNPSAEGNGNLSLSELANIIGLENLELRHGGAVSDTELQAWADAKQLFQQMSKVRGRVKFQGIPAVKPGVIIKLEGVGDRFNGNVYVTGVKHQITEGNWTVDAQFGLNPIWFSETFDINPMPASGLFSAISGLQIGIVSQLEEDPDGEDRILVQIPIINNEEQGIWCRVASLDAGENRGAFFRPEIGDEVIVGFINDDPNDGVVLGMLHSSAKPAPITASDDNHEKGFVTRSEMKLIFDDDKKSIKIETPAGKMIALDEDEGTIVIKDENGNSLTVDSSGIVMESNGDINIKTSGDVNLEGTNVNIKANAQFKAEGSAGVEMSSSATAVVKGSLVQIN; encoded by the coding sequence ATGAACAACAGTGGCGTCATACAGACTTCAAAAAGTGCCGATTTGGTAACCCAAAAGGTATTAGTGGATGGTAATGAGCTTTCCAAAAAATATCAGGTGAAGCAATTGGTGGTCAACAAGGAAATTAATAGGGTTCCTACTGCTACGATCATATTAATCGATGGAGAGGCATCCAAAAGAGACTTTGAACTCAGCAACGAGTCGCTTTTAATTCCTGGTGCTGAGATAGAAATCACAGCTGGTTACCACAATGACGAAGAAACGATTTTTAAAGGAATAGTCATCAAGCACAGCCTTAAGATTCGAGAAAACTCTACTCTCTTGATCATAGAATGTAAAGACAAAGCTGTCAAACTCACTATTGGACGGAAAAGCAGGTATTTCTATGAAAGCAGTGACAGTGCTGTTTTTGAAGAAATCATTGGTGCTTATGATGTAGACCAAGAAGTAGAAAGTACTGATGTGACGCACAAAGAGTTAGTTCAATACCATTGTTCGGATTGGGATTTCGTATTGTCCAGAGCTCAGGCCAATGGCAAACTCTGCATGGTTGAAGATGGGAAGATGATCATCAAAAAACCTGACCTAACCGCCTCGGAAGTGGAAACTGTGACCTTTGGTGCCACCATGTTGGATTTCGATGCAGAAATAGATGCCCGAAATCAATTCAGTAAGATTTCTAGCTATGCTTGGAATTATTCAGATCAAGAGGTCTTGCAAATAGAAGCCAATAATCCAAGCGCAGAAGGCAATGGAAACCTAAGCCTTAGTGAATTAGCAAACATTATTGGCTTAGAGAACCTAGAACTGCGACACGGAGGAGCTGTTAGCGATACTGAATTGCAGGCTTGGGCAGATGCCAAGCAATTGTTTCAGCAAATGTCCAAAGTAAGGGGTAGGGTGAAGTTCCAAGGTATTCCTGCGGTGAAACCAGGTGTCATCATCAAATTGGAAGGAGTAGGCGACAGGTTTAATGGCAATGTATATGTCACTGGAGTAAAACATCAAATCACTGAAGGGAACTGGACTGTTGATGCCCAATTCGGACTTAATCCCATCTGGTTTTCAGAGACTTTTGATATCAATCCCATGCCAGCCTCAGGACTTTTCTCTGCTATTTCAGGACTTCAAATCGGCATTGTAAGTCAACTGGAAGAGGATCCTGACGGTGAAGACCGGATATTGGTTCAGATCCCGATCATCAATAACGAAGAACAAGGTATTTGGTGCAGAGTAGCTTCCCTAGATGCTGGAGAAAACCGGGGTGCTTTTTTCAGGCCTGAAATAGGAGACGAGGTCATTGTAGGCTTTATTAATGATGATCCCAATGATGGTGTAGTGTTGGGGATGCTTCATAGCAGTGCAAAACCGGCTCCCATCACCGCCAGTGATGACAACCATGAAAAGGGCTTTGTCACCAGAAGTGAGATGAAACTGATTTTTGATGATGACAAGAAGTCCATTAAAATAGAAACCCCAGCAGGAAAAATGATTGCCTTGGATGAAGATGAAGGAACCATTGTCATTAAAGATGAAAATGGCAATAGCCTAACGGTGGATAGTTCAGGTATTGTGATGGAAAGCAATGGAGATATTAATATCAAGACGTCCGGTGATGTCAACTTGGAAGGTACCAATGTCAATATTAAAGCCAATGCCCAGTTTAAGGCAGAAGGCTCGGCAGGGGTGGAAATGTCTTCAAGTGCTACTGCTGTAGTTAAAGGATCTTTAGTTCAAATTAACTGA
- a CDS encoding DEAD/DEAH box helicase, with amino-acid sequence MEIDNFNSFNFNDSLQEGLDAMGFSKPTPIQQKAIPEILEGKDLIACAQTGTGKTAAFILPVLHKIAEKDEGKLNTLILAPTRELAIQIDQQIQGLAYFVGISSIPIYGGGDGLAWEQQKKALEHGTEIVVATPGRLIALLAGGKINLDSLEHLILDEADRMLDMGFSDDLLKIINYLPTQRQTVLFSATMPPKIRQFSKKILQSPVEINIAISKTAEGVSQMAYLAYDQQKEKLLENILSQKAYEAVVIFASTKDKVKNIFKVLKRKFEVEAFHSDLDQVDREKIMSRFKNKTLKILIGTDIISRGIDVEGIELVINYDTPSDPEDYVHRVGRTARADKKGEAITFVNEKDLFKLHKIQNLIGIEIDRIPLPEGFEEGPMYNSPSKKSNSNKGNFKSKNRGKFNKNRSRKPNSKGTSTKSSNNGQPKNAGHSSQSKPNDSSGKFRARTNVKKD; translated from the coding sequence ATGGAAATAGACAATTTCAATAGTTTTAATTTCAATGATTCCCTACAAGAAGGTCTTGATGCAATGGGATTCAGCAAGCCTACTCCGATACAACAAAAGGCCATTCCGGAAATATTAGAAGGTAAAGACCTAATTGCTTGTGCTCAGACAGGAACAGGCAAAACTGCTGCTTTTATTTTACCAGTTTTACACAAAATAGCCGAAAAAGACGAAGGTAAATTAAACACTCTAATTTTAGCTCCTACCAGAGAGTTGGCCATTCAAATAGATCAGCAAATTCAGGGACTTGCCTATTTTGTAGGTATCAGCTCCATTCCAATTTATGGAGGGGGGGATGGTTTGGCTTGGGAGCAACAGAAAAAGGCCCTTGAGCATGGTACTGAAATTGTCGTGGCCACACCCGGTAGATTGATAGCCCTTCTTGCAGGAGGAAAAATCAACTTGGATAGTTTGGAGCACCTCATATTGGATGAGGCAGATAGAATGCTGGATATGGGATTTTCAGATGACTTATTGAAAATCATTAACTATCTTCCTACGCAGAGACAAACTGTCCTTTTTTCAGCCACTATGCCTCCCAAAATCAGGCAGTTTAGCAAAAAGATCCTTCAATCTCCTGTAGAAATCAATATTGCCATCAGTAAAACGGCCGAGGGAGTCAGCCAAATGGCATATCTCGCTTATGATCAACAAAAGGAAAAGCTTCTAGAAAATATTCTGTCCCAAAAAGCCTATGAAGCGGTGGTGATTTTTGCTTCGACAAAAGACAAGGTGAAGAATATTTTTAAAGTCTTGAAAAGAAAGTTTGAAGTTGAAGCTTTTCACTCCGACTTGGATCAGGTCGATCGGGAGAAAATCATGTCTCGTTTCAAAAACAAAACATTAAAAATCCTGATAGGTACTGATATTATTTCAAGGGGAATTGATGTGGAAGGTATCGAACTAGTAATCAACTATGATACACCCAGTGACCCAGAAGATTATGTGCACCGGGTAGGGAGAACAGCTAGGGCAGACAAAAAGGGAGAGGCCATTACTTTTGTCAATGAAAAGGATCTTTTCAAGTTACATAAGATCCAAAATTTGATTGGAATAGAAATCGACAGGATACCTTTACCGGAAGGATTTGAAGAAGGTCCTATGTATAATTCACCTAGTAAAAAATCTAATTCCAATAAAGGAAATTTCAAATCAAAAAACAGAGGGAAATTCAACAAAAACCGTTCAAGAAAGCCAAATTCAAAAGGCACTAGTACCAAATCTAGCAATAATGGTCAGCCAAAGAACGCAGGGCATTCATCTCAATCAAAACCTAACGATTCATCAGGAAAATTTAGGGCAAGGACAAATGTGAAGAAGGACTAA
- a CDS encoding LysM peptidoglycan-binding domain-containing protein, translating into MNGELKKLSIVAYSDPQFDNKVADGEFNTLLNPEKYTFKYKIESNNDQASGTSDLSPKFNKKLPEDLELEFVFDRSGVIQGYEATEDGIIDDIEKFKKVILDYNGDEHKPNYLIISWGSLLFKGSLMEMSIEFKLFKPNGAPIRAIAKAKFQGFVEDDLRVAMENNKSPDLTHLRTVMDGDTLPLMAHRVYGDSKYYLEVAKVNNLTSFRKLHVGDQLFFPPIEKIAAK; encoded by the coding sequence ATGAATGGTGAACTTAAAAAACTCAGTATTGTAGCTTATAGTGATCCTCAGTTTGACAATAAAGTAGCAGATGGGGAGTTCAATACTTTGTTAAATCCTGAGAAATATACTTTTAAGTATAAGATCGAGTCCAATAACGACCAAGCTTCAGGAACCAGTGATCTTTCTCCAAAATTCAATAAAAAGCTACCAGAAGACCTTGAACTGGAATTTGTATTTGACAGATCAGGAGTCATTCAAGGCTATGAAGCTACTGAAGATGGGATTATTGACGATATAGAAAAGTTCAAAAAAGTCATTTTGGATTATAATGGGGATGAGCACAAACCCAATTACCTGATCATCTCATGGGGCTCTCTTCTCTTTAAGGGAAGTCTCATGGAAATGAGCATTGAGTTCAAGCTTTTCAAACCCAATGGAGCCCCTATAAGAGCCATTGCCAAGGCTAAATTCCAAGGATTCGTCGAAGATGACCTTAGAGTGGCCATGGAGAACAACAAGTCCCCAGACCTTACGCATTTGCGGACCGTTATGGATGGAGATACTTTACCATTGATGGCACACCGGGTTTATGGTGATTCCAAATATTATTTGGAGGTGGCCAAAGTCAATAACCTCACCAGCTTTAGGAAACTTCATGTGGGAGACCAATTATTTTTTCCACCGATAGAGAAAATAGCAGCAAAATGA
- a CDS encoding phage tail protein — MADYPLAKFHFSVDWGGTKIGFTEVSGLDVETEVIEYRDGAMPEYSKKKMPGMQKFANITMKRGTFKSDNEYFAWWNTVKLNTIERRDITIKLLDEEHNPVVVWKVKNAWPTKVQSTDLKGDGNETAIESIELVHEGLMIQNE; from the coding sequence ATGGCTGACTATCCTTTAGCAAAGTTTCATTTCTCAGTAGACTGGGGAGGAACTAAAATCGGTTTCACAGAAGTATCTGGTTTGGATGTTGAAACGGAGGTTATAGAATACCGAGATGGTGCTATGCCCGAATATAGCAAGAAGAAAATGCCAGGAATGCAGAAGTTTGCTAACATCACCATGAAAAGAGGCACATTCAAGAGTGACAATGAATATTTTGCCTGGTGGAATACGGTGAAGCTCAACACCATAGAACGACGGGATATCACAATTAAATTGTTAGATGAAGAGCATAACCCTGTGGTGGTTTGGAAGGTTAAAAATGCTTGGCCGACAAAAGTACAGTCCACAGATTTGAAAGGCGATGGCAACGAAACAGCTATCGAGTCGATCGAACTAGTTCATGAAGGTTTAATGATCCAAAACGAATAA
- a CDS encoding PAAR domain-containing protein: MSFAARITDMHTCPMVHPGGVPHVGGPILPAGEPTVLIGGLPAARVGDMAVCSGPPDTIIMGSSSVFIGGMPAARMGDTTAHGGSIILGCTTVMIGG; the protein is encoded by the coding sequence ATGTCATTCGCCGCAAGAATAACCGATATGCATACTTGCCCCATGGTCCACCCCGGAGGAGTCCCCCATGTTGGAGGGCCAATTTTACCAGCAGGGGAGCCTACTGTACTTATAGGAGGTTTACCTGCTGCCAGAGTAGGGGATATGGCAGTTTGCTCAGGACCTCCAGACACCATCATCATGGGTTCTTCCTCTGTTTTTATTGGAGGTATGCCTGCGGCAAGAATGGGAGATACCACAGCCCATGGTGGCAGTATTATTTTAGGATGTACCACAGTAATGATAGGAGGATAA